A region from the Benincasa hispida cultivar B227 chromosome 8, ASM972705v1, whole genome shotgun sequence genome encodes:
- the LOC120083813 gene encoding copper transporter 6-like has translation MEKTSTLILCFVICLSVSSKSNATNVFPTHDGMHMDSPPPPMGPTSGDSGDDMHSHEMMSAAMHMSFFWGKNTQVLFSGWPGDRSGMYVIALVFVFLLAVVVEWLSYWRVMTEAGPRNVAAGIVQTAVHGIRMGIAYMVMLALMSFNGGVFIVAIAGHSVGFLVFGSRVLKTAKSSPDDQAV, from the exons ATGGAAAAGACATCAACCTTAATTCTTTGTTTTGTAATTTGTTTGTCTGTCTCTTCCAAATCCAACGCTACCAATGTTTTTCCCACCCACGACGGCATGCACATGGACTCTCCGCCGCCCCCGATGGGTCCGACAAGCGGCGACTCCGGCGATGACATGCACTCTCACGAGATGATGTCGGCGGCGATGCACATGAGTTTCTTCTGGGGGAAAAACACCCAAGTTTTATTCTCCGGCTGGCCTGGCGACCGGTCCGGCATGTATGTGATTGCGCTGGTGTTCGTCTTTTTGCTGGCGGTGGTCGTCGAGTGGTTGTCGTATTGGCGGGTGATGACGGAGGCGGGGCCGAGAAATGTCGCCGCTGGGATCGTGCAGACGGCAGTGCATGGGATTAGAATGGGAATTGCGTATATGGTGATGCTTGCTTTGATGTCGTTCAACGGCGGCGTTTTTATCGTCGCCATCGCCGGACATTCGGTtgggtttttggtttttgggaGCAGAGTTTTGAAGACGGCGAAATCGTCGCCGGACGATCAGG CGGTGTGA